In the Candidatus Cloacimonas acidaminovorans str. Evry genome, one interval contains:
- a CDS encoding phage tail tape measure protein, whose protein sequence is MPDLTFKLVLVTNDASLKLAEVKQEAESTQSAVEKPAAVKITAEQALATIRDVKIAVDGVLQVVGGLVRSMNGLLDASLGQRQAMTLASIAFGEAAGEMGNFASSMQSVTNFEDDKLLSLMSKLSQTFKLNKDEIQQLVPVLLDFTEANKATGMSVESAFDLMGRALNGHTEMLGRYGIELDDTRLKTEGVSYLVEKLGEDYGGTATALADLRLQNVNAWGDIQETVGDMLTTLINPLLQGLHLLMDAYNSLSPVMKGFVAGIVIAIPVIGTVTTAVTALTAAYHALQVAMNPVAGIIGIAVGALSAMGFGLAAASTKTDEVSVAQRSMNDEIKDAQRQVSVEAEKFSLLASRLLELRSATSLTAADKREMKNVIKSLNDNYSEYLGNINLETAAYNNLATALRAVSDALVQKKIAEVYGEKYNAQIRKVAELQIELDEKRADYNAANARMNQLKASVDWEFLTSDQNAMGFNPASYFGNDGEWLKLERRINSFGALTGQLQAAKNDLQQIGQAYRQAMLDAPDLSFQTTGGSGGGGGSTTPNQAAAEAEARRKEALRLMEDLARLRQTETEKIEAEYQRRLALIREFTQEGSEAEQQAIENLDAWKNQQDNEITTKEKDAVQARYKAEIDYFSNLENLGVDSYTALKASMEEYYAWAQQNLPQQEQQLIHAQIAEIDARHVKLLQERQDEEKAKLQELQDIRDEFYSRDLDNIGDSYSKQLLEVDRYYEKMKSKLLEAGYTEEEIERQKQETLKTLRTNYQLQVSSGVSKIFGDLAAAQDKDTERGFKLWKASAIAQGYVDTFSAAIGAYKSMVGIPVVGPGLAVAAAAAAMAAGIANIARINATKFEKKATGGLLTGPSHNQGGILIEAEGDEYVTAKDRVKALGRNLFDFLNFAPLEQVKLAFAGMPVPSVPIPSNLGSYYAAGGTISSGGGMNTLIDLIAALKDEIVSLKQTVMDSKPIIEVNVDPLSNDPVKVSEIADTGKMIRSEI, encoded by the coding sequence ATGCCAGACCTAACATTTAAGCTCGTCCTCGTCACTAATGATGCTTCACTAAAGCTTGCCGAAGTAAAGCAGGAGGCGGAGTCCACCCAGTCTGCAGTGGAGAAGCCTGCTGCTGTGAAAATTACTGCGGAACAGGCATTGGCTACCATTCGAGATGTCAAGATCGCAGTGGATGGAGTCCTGCAGGTAGTGGGAGGTCTGGTCAGGTCTATGAATGGTCTGCTCGATGCCTCACTGGGACAAAGACAAGCCATGACTTTGGCTTCGATAGCCTTTGGCGAAGCTGCTGGTGAGATGGGCAATTTTGCATCCTCCATGCAGTCTGTGACCAATTTTGAAGATGATAAGCTTCTATCTCTGATGTCCAAACTCTCCCAGACTTTCAAACTCAATAAAGATGAGATTCAACAACTTGTGCCGGTACTGCTGGACTTTACCGAAGCCAATAAAGCTACCGGGATGAGCGTGGAATCTGCCTTTGATCTCATGGGTCGGGCTCTGAATGGGCATACCGAGATGCTGGGCAGATATGGCATCGAGCTGGATGATACCCGTCTGAAGACAGAAGGTGTATCCTATCTGGTCGAGAAGTTAGGTGAGGACTATGGCGGAACAGCAACTGCTCTGGCTGATCTGCGTTTGCAGAATGTTAATGCCTGGGGAGATATCCAGGAGACAGTAGGCGATATGCTGACCACTCTAATCAATCCTCTCTTGCAGGGGCTTCACTTACTGATGGATGCCTATAACAGCCTGTCTCCAGTGATGAAGGGCTTCGTAGCAGGGATAGTAATCGCTATACCAGTGATCGGGACTGTTACCACTGCGGTGACTGCTCTGACAGCGGCTTATCATGCCCTGCAGGTAGCCATGAACCCGGTTGCTGGCATCATCGGTATAGCGGTGGGTGCATTGTCTGCCATGGGCTTTGGACTGGCTGCAGCATCCACTAAGACCGATGAGGTTAGTGTTGCTCAGAGAAGTATGAATGACGAGATCAAGGATGCCCAGCGGCAGGTATCTGTGGAAGCTGAGAAGTTCAGTTTACTGGCTTCCAGGCTATTGGAACTGCGTTCTGCTACTTCTCTCACAGCCGCAGATAAGAGGGAGATGAAGAATGTCATCAAGTCCTTGAATGACAACTACTCCGAGTATCTCGGCAATATCAATCTGGAGACAGCAGCATATAATAACCTAGCTACCGCCTTGCGCGCAGTTTCCGATGCACTGGTGCAGAAGAAGATAGCCGAAGTTTATGGAGAGAAGTACAATGCCCAGATCAGGAAGGTAGCTGAACTCCAGATCGAACTGGATGAGAAGCGAGCGGATTACAATGCAGCTAATGCTCGGATGAACCAATTGAAGGCATCTGTGGATTGGGAGTTCCTCACCAGTGATCAAAACGCTATGGGTTTCAATCCTGCTTCCTACTTCGGTAATGATGGTGAGTGGCTCAAGTTAGAAAGACGGATCAACTCTTTTGGGGCATTAACTGGACAACTGCAGGCTGCCAAGAACGATCTGCAGCAGATAGGTCAAGCTTATCGCCAAGCGATGTTGGATGCTCCCGATCTGAGTTTTCAAACTACTGGTGGTTCTGGCGGTGGAGGTGGTAGCACCACACCCAATCAAGCCGCTGCCGAAGCTGAAGCTAGACGCAAGGAAGCGTTACGCTTGATGGAAGACCTTGCCAGGCTGAGACAAACTGAGACCGAGAAGATAGAAGCCGAATACCAGAGAAGGTTAGCTCTGATCAGGGAATTCACTCAGGAGGGCAGTGAAGCGGAACAGCAGGCCATCGAGAACCTTGATGCCTGGAAGAATCAGCAGGATAACGAGATCACTACCAAAGAGAAGGATGCCGTCCAAGCCAGATACAAGGCTGAGATCGATTACTTCTCCAATCTGGAGAACTTAGGAGTCGATTCCTATACTGCTCTCAAAGCGAGCATGGAAGAGTATTATGCCTGGGCTCAGCAGAACCTGCCTCAGCAGGAACAGCAGTTGATCCATGCTCAGATAGCAGAGATAGATGCCCGGCACGTCAAACTGCTCCAAGAACGTCAAGATGAAGAGAAGGCCAAGCTGCAGGAACTGCAGGATATCCGGGACGAGTTCTATTCTCGTGACCTCGATAATATAGGTGACAGCTACAGCAAGCAGCTTCTGGAAGTGGATAGATACTATGAGAAGATGAAATCCAAACTCTTGGAAGCCGGCTATACAGAAGAGGAAATCGAACGGCAGAAGCAGGAGACACTGAAAACTCTCAGAACCAATTACCAGCTTCAGGTTTCCAGTGGCGTCTCCAAGATCTTCGGGGACCTCGCTGCAGCTCAGGATAAGGACACCGAGCGTGGTTTCAAACTTTGGAAAGCCTCGGCTATAGCTCAAGGTTATGTGGATACATTCTCTGCCGCTATCGGTGCCTATAAGTCAATGGTGGGTATTCCTGTAGTGGGACCCGGACTGGCAGTGGCGGCTGCTGCAGCTGCGATGGCTGCGGGCATAGCCAACATCGCCAGGATCAATGCCACCAAGTTCGAGAAGAAAGCCACTGGTGGTCTCTTAACCGGGCCCTCCCACAATCAGGGAGGCATCCTGATCGAAGCCGAGGGTGATGAATACGTCACCGCTAAAGATAGGGTCAAGGCCTTGGGCAGGAACCTCTTTGACTTCCTCAACTTTGCCCCTCTGGAACAGGTGAAGCTTGCCTTTGCGGGTATGCCTGTTCCCTCAGTGCCTATTCCCAGTAACCTGGGCTCATATTATGCCGCCGGTGGCACTATCTCTTCCGGAGGCGGTATGAATACCCTGATCGACCTGATCGCCGCCCTGAAAGATGAAATCGTCTCTCTCAAGCAAACAGTCATGGACTCCAAGCCCATCATCGAAGTCAATGTCGATCCACTCTCCAATGATCCGGTTAAGGTCTCGGAGATAGCCGATACCGGCAAGATGATCAGGAGTGAGATCTGA
- a CDS encoding DNA adenine methylase, which yields MNSIISWVGGKRILRKKILPLIPKHDIYCEVFGGAAWILFGKSANKEDWQLSKKSRYTEVYNDINGDLVNFWRYIKQHPEAFVTELNQYLVSREMFDNFMKHEPRTELERAIKFYYNLACSYGSRSKNFCVNQGYKYMPLRNLDKVKEASERLRHVIIEKQPWEKIVSRFDHPHTFFYLDPPYYTKEYLYEREDADAFNQHKELAEVLKQIKGKFLLSYNNDPYIRQLYDGCVIDEVETQYTVSGAFQTETELLIRNYKSN from the coding sequence ATGAACAGCATCATCTCCTGGGTTGGCGGTAAGCGCATTTTACGCAAGAAGATACTGCCACTTATCCCCAAGCATGACATCTACTGTGAAGTCTTTGGCGGTGCTGCCTGGATACTGTTCGGGAAGAGTGCCAACAAGGAAGACTGGCAGTTATCTAAGAAGAGCCGCTATACTGAGGTCTATAACGATATCAATGGCGATCTGGTGAACTTCTGGAGATACATAAAACAGCATCCTGAAGCGTTTGTGACTGAGTTGAACCAGTACTTAGTATCGAGGGAGATGTTCGATAACTTTATGAAGCATGAACCTAGAACCGAGTTGGAGAGAGCAATCAAGTTCTACTACAACCTCGCCTGCAGTTATGGCTCACGCAGTAAAAACTTTTGCGTCAATCAGGGCTACAAGTACATGCCTCTCCGCAATCTGGACAAGGTGAAAGAAGCCTCGGAACGCCTGCGTCATGTGATCATCGAAAAACAACCTTGGGAGAAGATCGTATCCCGGTTCGACCACCCCCACACGTTCTTCTATCTGGACCCTCCCTATTATACCAAGGAGTACCTCTACGAACGTGAAGATGCTGACGCCTTCAACCAGCATAAAGAGCTGGCCGAAGTATTGAAACAGATCAAGGGCAAGTTCCTGCTCTCCTACAACAATGATCCTTACATCAGACAGCTATACGATGGCTGCGTCATTGATGAAGTCGAGACACAGTACACAGTGTCTGGAGCGTTCCAAACTGAGACGGAACTGTTGATTAGGAATTACAAATCGAACTGA
- a CDS encoding DNA adenine methylase, with the protein MDAIIGWIGGKRLLRKVIAPFIPKDITGYIEPFGGAAWMLLYKEKWGELEVYNDLDNRLVNLFLQVKYHPDELIKELDWLVASRKLFGDILKQEGLTEIQRAARFMFLITRSFGSKGDSFGTSQKRGTSSMYNRLERIKELHRRLDMVIIENLSYEKVIEKYDTKSNFFYCDPPYMLGYTYENSKQFSHEELCKKLKGIKGRFILSYDDNPEVLKLYKSFNIKHVTRTKGINRKEGKSEFNEVIIANFDLVESEQENSKIKTKTRDIRGIS; encoded by the coding sequence ATGGATGCCATCATCGGCTGGATAGGCGGTAAACGCCTGCTTCGGAAAGTAATCGCTCCCTTTATCCCCAAGGATATCACCGGGTATATCGAGCCCTTCGGTGGGGCTGCCTGGATGCTCCTCTACAAAGAGAAGTGGGGAGAGCTGGAGGTCTATAACGATCTGGATAACCGCTTGGTCAACCTGTTCCTGCAGGTGAAGTATCATCCTGATGAGCTGATCAAAGAACTGGACTGGTTAGTAGCCAGCCGCAAGCTTTTTGGTGATATCCTCAAGCAGGAAGGATTAACCGAGATACAGCGGGCGGCCAGGTTCATGTTTCTGATAACCAGATCATTTGGCAGCAAAGGTGACAGCTTCGGCACCTCTCAGAAGCGTGGCACCTCCAGTATGTATAACCGCCTGGAACGTATCAAAGAACTCCACAGACGCCTGGATATGGTAATCATCGAGAACCTCTCTTATGAGAAGGTAATAGAGAAGTATGACACCAAGAGCAATTTCTTCTACTGTGACCCACCCTACATGCTTGGTTATACTTACGAGAACTCCAAGCAGTTCAGTCATGAGGAACTCTGCAAGAAGCTAAAAGGCATCAAGGGACGTTTCATACTCAGCTATGATGACAACCCGGAAGTGCTCAAGCTATACAAGAGTTTTAATATCAAGCACGTTACCCGCACTAAGGGCATCAACCGCAAGGAAGGCAAGTCCGAATTCAATGAAGTGATCATCGCCAACTTCGATCTTGTAGAATCCGAGCAGGAGAACTCCAAAATCAAGACCAAAACCAGAGACATTAGGGGGATTTCATGA
- a CDS encoding XkdF-like putative serine protease domain-containing protein, with product MNRKRTILKGELRNVEVELVSLLFGEMTPANQKGFVVKNASGRSFEHKINSSKFKSETSGTQGRLYVTLMEPNIHDSQGDYYTREEIQKACDHFAKHGLVGKCDVNHNMQPVPEFTVVENYILKTSDREHFPDTKVGAWVQVLKCEDLGSELWQKVEKGEFNGVSIYGRADDYSGTEASLSEIKNELNNLRKVAEHNNNSELQKGITAITEKISELEKGNPNLQIGDAIYSIEKSLKDLSVTMSRAISKSIPGEPDANQSNVDKEVTIDGNKIMVKASHREIYKGISDVDSGKPMNILSANTTSLFIDEVIGSQPGDTLSDISVLPLLKDEKIDVGLIDDLVFKNSLDGALTAQNVSTADLSVPTGILNAEFTLGRDVVEFYKDKYGEDAFGAYVENHIAKKTEKAIRMLLFKGDRASATAKIKALDGVIKLATTATDVTNLSKATYTDWAKRFEAALLAFSDEMLEEQENFKFYVSHKDLIRIRAELAKRETGAGDRLLLEGGNVSFAGIPVKPRLMDADYIIGGLPKFIIVGYRTDAELKVEHHGSDWKYHWYIRIRPGITYISGFVKVFKLTT from the coding sequence GTGAATCGTAAACGCACCATTCTCAAGGGAGAACTCCGCAACGTGGAAGTCGAGTTAGTCTCGCTCCTCTTCGGAGAAATGACTCCCGCCAACCAGAAGGGCTTTGTGGTCAAGAACGCTTCCGGCAGAAGCTTCGAACACAAGATCAACTCCAGCAAGTTCAAGAGTGAAACGAGTGGCACTCAAGGACGGCTTTATGTCACTCTGATGGAGCCCAACATCCACGATTCCCAGGGTGACTATTACACCCGGGAAGAGATTCAAAAGGCCTGTGACCACTTTGCCAAGCACGGCTTAGTCGGTAAATGCGATGTGAACCACAATATGCAGCCGGTACCTGAGTTCACCGTGGTCGAGAACTACATCCTCAAGACCAGCGACCGGGAACACTTCCCCGATACCAAGGTGGGTGCCTGGGTCCAGGTCTTGAAGTGTGAAGATCTGGGCAGTGAGCTCTGGCAGAAGGTCGAGAAAGGCGAGTTCAATGGGGTATCCATCTATGGCAGAGCTGATGACTACAGCGGAACCGAAGCCAGCTTATCTGAGATCAAGAACGAGCTCAACAACCTGCGTAAGGTAGCGGAGCATAACAACAACTCCGAGCTGCAGAAGGGCATTACTGCTATCACTGAGAAGATCAGTGAGTTGGAGAAGGGCAATCCCAACCTCCAGATTGGTGATGCCATCTACAGCATCGAGAAGAGCCTCAAAGACTTATCAGTTACAATGAGCCGAGCCATCTCCAAATCAATACCCGGAGAACCTGATGCTAACCAGTCCAATGTGGACAAAGAGGTGACCATCGATGGCAACAAGATTATGGTCAAAGCCAGCCACCGAGAGATCTACAAAGGTATCTCCGATGTGGACTCCGGCAAGCCCATGAACATCCTGAGTGCCAATACTACCTCTCTGTTTATCGATGAGGTGATCGGTAGCCAGCCGGGAGATACCCTCTCGGATATCTCGGTTCTGCCCCTGCTGAAGGACGAGAAGATCGACGTTGGCCTGATCGATGACCTGGTCTTCAAGAACTCCCTCGATGGCGCTCTGACGGCTCAGAATGTATCAACTGCTGATCTTTCCGTTCCCACCGGGATACTCAATGCCGAGTTCACCTTAGGGAGAGATGTGGTCGAGTTCTACAAGGACAAGTACGGTGAAGATGCCTTCGGTGCTTATGTGGAGAATCACATCGCCAAGAAGACCGAGAAAGCCATCCGCATGCTGCTCTTCAAGGGTGATAGAGCTTCCGCCACTGCCAAGATCAAGGCTCTTGATGGAGTGATTAAACTGGCTACCACTGCCACTGATGTTACCAATCTCTCCAAGGCAACCTACACTGACTGGGCGAAGCGCTTCGAAGCCGCTCTTCTGGCCTTCTCCGATGAGATGTTAGAAGAGCAGGAGAACTTCAAGTTCTACGTCAGTCATAAAGACCTGATCCGCATCCGGGCCGAACTTGCCAAGCGTGAGACCGGAGCAGGAGATCGGCTGCTGTTAGAAGGCGGTAATGTCTCCTTTGCGGGTATCCCTGTAAAGCCCCGTCTTATGGATGCCGATTACATCATCGGCGGTCTGCCCAAGTTCATCATCGTCGGCTATCGCACCGATGCCGAACTCAAAGTAGAACACCACGGAAGCGATTGGAAGTACCACTGGTACATCCGTATCCGTCCCGGCATCACCTACATTTCCGGCTTCGTGAAAGTGTTCAAACTCACCACCTAA